Proteins found in one Alphaproteobacteria bacterium genomic segment:
- a CDS encoding DUF1674 domain-containing protein, with amino-acid sequence MTQNPDPLKNNQPIPISLEKGAVKKDVIVQKTGETGGQAGPEPTRFGDWEKGGRCTDF; translated from the coding sequence ATGACGCAAAACCCTGACCCATTAAAGAATAATCAGCCGATACCCATCTCGCTTGAAAAAGGTGCGGTTAAGAAAGATGTCATCGTACAGAAAACTGGCGAAACAGGCGGTCAGGCTGGGCCAGAACCTACGCGATTTGGTGATTGGGAAAAAGGCGGCCGCTGCACCGATTTTTAG